Proteins from a single region of Flavobacterium sp. K5-23:
- the rpoN gene encoding RNA polymerase factor sigma-54, whose product MLKQFLNLKLSQKLSPQQIQLMKLIQLPTQAFEQRLLEEMNENPALEAGSEEDDYEKDEFENEDYDDYDESESERIDAEDINIDEYLSDDDSPDYKTQANNYSDDDESRESPLAASVSFHQDLINQLNTFILNDEERDIAEFLVGSIDDMGYIRRSIPDIVDDMAFTQGIYTDEKIVERMLHVIHELEPSGVGARDLQECLLLQLKHKTPTESVDLAVDIIENQFDAFTKKHYDKLLQKYNVSNELLKKAIHEIEKLNPKPGGAYTGSNKVTENVVPDFAIRIVEGELELTLNGRNAPSLHVSKDYQEMMQTYKDSRDKSGAQKDAVQFIKQKLDSAKWFIDAIRQRQETLFVTMNAIMHYQEEYFLEGDETKLKPMILKDIADLVGLDISTVSRVANSKYVETPYGTKLIKEFFSEAMKNDQGEDVSTLEIKKILQNIIEEEDKKKPHPDDQLAELLKEKGYPIARRTIAKYREQLDIPVARMRKKI is encoded by the coding sequence ATGCTAAAGCAATTCTTAAATTTAAAATTATCCCAGAAATTATCTCCACAGCAAATTCAGCTGATGAAGTTAATTCAGTTGCCTACGCAAGCTTTTGAACAACGTCTATTAGAAGAAATGAATGAGAATCCGGCTTTGGAAGCTGGAAGTGAAGAGGACGATTACGAAAAAGACGAATTCGAGAATGAAGACTATGATGATTACGATGAGTCGGAATCAGAAAGAATAGATGCCGAAGACATCAACATAGACGAATATTTAAGCGATGATGATTCGCCAGATTACAAAACCCAGGCTAACAATTACAGTGACGATGACGAAAGTCGCGAATCACCGCTTGCGGCCTCAGTTAGTTTTCATCAGGATTTAATCAATCAATTGAATACTTTTATATTGAATGATGAAGAACGTGATATTGCTGAATTTCTAGTGGGAAGTATTGACGATATGGGTTACATCCGTAGAAGTATTCCCGATATAGTTGATGATATGGCGTTTACTCAAGGTATTTATACTGATGAGAAAATAGTAGAACGAATGTTACATGTAATTCATGAATTGGAACCTTCAGGTGTTGGTGCACGCGATTTACAGGAATGTTTATTGTTGCAGTTAAAGCACAAAACACCTACGGAATCAGTGGATTTAGCAGTCGATATTATCGAAAATCAGTTTGACGCTTTTACAAAAAAACACTACGATAAATTATTACAAAAATACAATGTGTCGAATGAATTGCTAAAAAAAGCAATACATGAAATTGAGAAATTGAATCCAAAACCGGGTGGAGCTTACACTGGAAGTAACAAAGTCACTGAAAATGTAGTTCCGGATTTTGCCATTAGAATTGTTGAAGGCGAACTGGAATTGACCTTAAACGGAAGAAACGCACCTTCCCTGCATGTTTCCAAAGATTATCAGGAGATGATGCAAACCTATAAGGATTCTCGTGACAAATCAGGTGCTCAAAAGGACGCTGTTCAATTTATCAAGCAAAAACTTGATTCTGCCAAATGGTTTATCGATGCGATACGTCAACGTCAAGAAACCCTATTCGTGACTATGAATGCTATTATGCATTATCAGGAAGAGTATTTTCTTGAAGGGGACGAAACCAAATTGAAACCGATGATCCTAAAAGACATCGCTGATTTAGTTGGGCTTGACATATCAACTGTTTCTCGTGTGGCCAACAGTAAATATGTGGAAACACCTTATGGAACTAAGTTGATTAAAGAGTTCTTCTCGGAAGCCATGAAAAACGATCAAGGTGAAGATGTTTCTACACTTGAAATCAAAAAAATACTGCAAAATATTATCGAGGAAGAGGACAAGAAAAAACCTCATCCAGATGATCAACTTGCCGAATTACTAAAAGAAAAAGGCTATCCTATTGCAAGAAGAACCATTGCAAAATACAGAGAGCAACTTGACATTCCTGTTGCCAGGATGAGGAAGAAGATATAA
- a CDS encoding thymidine kinase yields MFLENTVNHKEQFGWIEVICGSMFSGKTEELIRRLKRAQFAKQKVEIFKPAIDTRYHDEMVVSHDSNEIRSTPVPAAANIAILAQGCDVVGIDEAQFFDDEIVTICNDLANQGIRVIVAGLDMDFKGNPFGPMPALMATAEYVTKVHAVCTRTGNLANYSFRKSDSDKLVMLGETEEYEPLSRAAYYHAMKKDQEEK; encoded by the coding sequence ATGTTTCTCGAAAATACAGTAAATCATAAAGAACAATTTGGTTGGATCGAAGTTATTTGCGGTTCGATGTTTTCGGGTAAAACCGAAGAACTAATTCGTCGCCTGAAAAGAGCGCAATTTGCCAAGCAAAAAGTCGAAATATTTAAACCCGCCATCGATACTCGATACCATGACGAGATGGTTGTCTCGCATGATTCAAATGAAATTCGCTCGACTCCAGTTCCAGCTGCCGCAAATATTGCTATTTTGGCTCAAGGCTGTGATGTGGTGGGAATAGATGAGGCTCAGTTTTTTGATGATGAGATTGTGACTATTTGCAACGACCTTGCGAACCAAGGGATTCGTGTAATTGTTGCCGGATTAGATATGGATTTTAAGGGAAATCCTTTTGGACCAATGCCTGCATTGATGGCTACAGCCGAATATGTGACTAAAGTACATGCAGTTTGCACTCGTACCGGGAATCTTGCCAATTACAGTTTTCGTAAATCCGACAGTGATAAACTTGTTATGCTGGGAGAAACGGAAGAATATGAGCCGTTAAGTCGTGCTGCCTATTACCACGCGATGAAAAAAGATCAAGAAGAGAAATAA
- the rsmI gene encoding 16S rRNA (cytidine(1402)-2'-O)-methyltransferase produces MSKLYIVPTPIGNLEDMTFRAIRILKEVDLILAEDTRTSGKLLKHFEIGTHMHSHHMHNEHKTVENLISRLKAGENIALISDAGTPAISDPGFLLTRACIENGVDVECLPGATAFVPALVNSGLPNDKFVFEGFLPEKKGRQTRYLELAEETRTMILYVSPHKLVKTLAEFITYFGEDRPICVSRELSKLHEENVRGTTREVLTHFEKTAPRGEIVVVVGGKPIVKEVKKRKFEKDEPEETEEV; encoded by the coding sequence ATGTCAAAATTATATATCGTACCCACGCCAATAGGCAATCTCGAGGACATGACGTTCAGAGCCATCAGAATCCTCAAAGAAGTAGATTTGATATTGGCCGAAGACACGCGTACCAGCGGGAAACTCTTAAAGCATTTTGAGATTGGCACCCACATGCACAGTCATCATATGCATAACGAGCACAAGACTGTTGAGAATTTGATTTCGAGATTAAAAGCAGGCGAGAACATTGCTTTGATTTCTGATGCAGGAACTCCTGCGATTTCTGACCCAGGTTTTTTACTAACACGTGCCTGTATAGAAAACGGTGTCGATGTGGAATGTTTGCCTGGTGCTACCGCATTTGTCCCTGCTTTAGTAAACAGCGGACTGCCAAATGACAAATTTGTTTTTGAAGGTTTTTTACCTGAGAAAAAAGGAAGACAAACCAGATACCTCGAGCTTGCAGAAGAAACCAGAACAATGATTCTTTATGTTTCACCACATAAATTGGTAAAAACATTAGCTGAGTTCATCACTTATTTTGGTGAAGATCGACCAATTTGTGTTTCTAGAGAATTATCAAAATTACACGAAGAAAACGTGAGAGGAACCACTCGTGAAGTGTTGACCCATTTTGAAAAAACAGCTCCACGTGGAGAAATCGTTGTGGTTGTTGGCGGTAAACCGATCGTTAAAGAAGTTAAAAAAAGAAAATTCGAAAAAGACGAGCCAGAAGAAACAGAAGAAGTATAA
- a CDS encoding HopJ type III effector protein codes for MTLETYITQLKQSPKTIAFTETIAIIEGNYTFTPTAFQNGNQHNAAGENSGSCKLFAFAKLQNLTPEETLACFGGYYFEDVLKNPEGNDHQNIRNFMKTGWNGIRFEGEALEKK; via the coding sequence ATGACTTTAGAAACTTATATTACCCAATTAAAACAGTCTCCAAAAACTATTGCGTTTACTGAAACTATCGCAATAATAGAAGGAAATTATACTTTTACCCCAACAGCATTCCAAAACGGAAACCAACATAATGCGGCGGGTGAGAATTCAGGATCTTGCAAATTGTTTGCTTTCGCCAAATTGCAAAACCTAACACCCGAAGAAACATTAGCTTGTTTTGGCGGGTATTATTTTGAAGATGTTTTGAAAAACCCAGAAGGAAATGACCATCAAAATATTCGGAATTTTATGAAAACCGGATGGAACGGAATTCGTTTTGAAGGAGAAGCTTTAGAGAAGAAATAA
- the recJ gene encoding single-stranded-DNA-specific exonuclease RecJ, whose amino-acid sequence MRWTLKPKPSEEKIKNLAQALNVEDFVATLLVQRGIESFEEAKDFFRPSLSHLHDPFLMKDMEKAVKRIEEAIENQENILVFGDYDVDGTTAVSLVSSYLKSYYPNIATYIPDRYAEGYGISFKGIDFADDNGFTLIIALDCGIKSIEHVAYAKERNIDFIICDHHRPGNTLPEAVAVLDPKREDCTYPYDELCGCGVGFKLIQALGSNRGQTIADFVPYLDLVATAIAADIVPMTGENRVLAYFGLQVINSDPRPGIKALIHQIKKQTLDITDVVFIIAPRINAAGRIKHGNHAVELLTEFNFEQAQQFASEIEQYNSDRKELDKQITKEAFLQIEENQEQERFSTVVYQEDWHKGVIGIVASRLIETYYRPTLVFTKSGDKYAASARSVKGFDVYNALEACSQHLEQFGGHMYAAGMTLKEENYAVFKEAFEKQVQETIHPDLLTPEIEIDAEIDFSDITPKLSRILKQFEPFGPQNMTPIFLTKNVKDTGYPKKLGADDEHLKLYVKQGNSEGMSAIGFGLGEKFELTTQQKPFQAVYCIDENEWNGKVTTQLRLKNIKP is encoded by the coding sequence ATGCGTTGGACCCTTAAACCAAAACCTTCAGAGGAAAAGATTAAAAACTTAGCGCAAGCTTTGAACGTAGAAGATTTTGTAGCCACTTTATTAGTACAACGTGGGATTGAATCTTTTGAAGAAGCCAAAGATTTTTTTCGCCCTTCCCTATCCCATTTACACGATCCGTTTCTAATGAAGGATATGGAAAAAGCGGTAAAAAGGATTGAAGAAGCGATTGAAAACCAAGAAAACATTCTTGTTTTTGGCGATTATGATGTCGATGGCACCACTGCCGTTTCACTCGTTTCCTCGTATTTAAAATCCTATTACCCTAATATTGCCACTTACATTCCAGATCGTTATGCCGAAGGTTATGGTATTTCATTCAAAGGAATTGACTTTGCTGATGACAATGGATTCACATTAATTATTGCATTGGATTGCGGTATAAAATCTATTGAACATGTCGCTTACGCAAAAGAACGAAACATTGATTTCATCATTTGCGACCACCACAGACCCGGAAACACCTTACCAGAAGCAGTTGCTGTTCTCGACCCAAAACGGGAAGATTGTACTTATCCATATGATGAACTTTGCGGTTGTGGTGTTGGGTTCAAATTAATACAGGCTTTAGGAAGTAATAGAGGTCAAACTATTGCCGATTTTGTTCCTTACTTGGATTTAGTCGCTACCGCCATTGCAGCCGATATTGTTCCTATGACTGGAGAAAACAGAGTCTTGGCTTATTTTGGATTACAAGTAATCAATAGCGATCCTAGACCTGGAATCAAAGCTTTGATTCATCAAATAAAAAAACAAACCTTAGATATTACTGATGTTGTTTTCATCATTGCTCCCAGAATAAATGCGGCAGGAAGAATCAAACACGGAAACCACGCAGTAGAATTACTAACCGAATTTAATTTTGAACAAGCCCAACAGTTCGCCTCAGAAATTGAACAATACAATTCGGATCGAAAAGAATTAGACAAGCAAATAACCAAAGAAGCATTTTTGCAAATTGAAGAAAATCAAGAACAAGAACGATTCTCAACAGTTGTTTATCAGGAAGACTGGCACAAAGGAGTAATTGGTATTGTGGCTTCTCGATTAATCGAAACCTATTATCGTCCTACCTTAGTATTTACCAAAAGTGGAGATAAATACGCCGCTTCGGCACGTTCTGTAAAAGGTTTTGATGTTTATAATGCGTTGGAAGCTTGTTCACAACATTTGGAGCAATTTGGCGGACATATGTATGCTGCGGGAATGACATTAAAAGAAGAAAACTATGCTGTTTTTAAAGAAGCATTTGAGAAACAAGTTCAAGAAACCATTCATCCTGATTTGTTGACTCCAGAAATTGAGATTGATGCCGAGATAGATTTTTCAGACATTACACCTAAACTTTCTAGGATATTAAAGCAGTTTGAACCTTTTGGTCCTCAAAATATGACTCCGATATTTTTGACTAAAAATGTAAAAGACACAGGTTACCCTAAAAAATTAGGAGCCGATGATGAACATTTAAAACTGTATGTAAAACAAGGCAATTCGGAAGGAATGTCTGCCATCGGTTTTGGACTGGGAGAAAAATTTGAATTGACAACCCAACAAAAACCATTTCAGGCTGTTTATTGTATTGATGAAAACGAATGGAACGGAAAAGTCACTACCCAATTAAGATTAAAAAATATTAAACCATGA